In the Hordeum vulgare subsp. vulgare chromosome 7H, MorexV3_pseudomolecules_assembly, whole genome shotgun sequence genome, one interval contains:
- the LOC123408705 gene encoding LRR receptor-like serine/threonine-protein kinase RGI3, giving the protein MPPPPPRLGVAAIATWLLLAALCLPPRAHAVNEQGEALLRWKRSLTNGTGGAALATWRESDANPCRWTGVACDARGSVVSLLIKSVDLGGPVPARVLRPLAPSLETLVLSGANLTGEIPGELGQFAALTTVDLSGNGLSGAVPAELCRLGKLRSLELHTNSLQGAIPDDIGNLTALTSLTLYDNDFSGVIPPSIGSLKKLQVLRAGGNPALKGPLPAEIGGCTDLTMLGLAETGMSGNLPDTIGQLKKLQTLAIYTAMLTGPIPASIGNCTALTSLYLYQNSLSGPVPPQLGQLRKLQTVLLWQNQLVGTIPPVIGNCKELVLIDLSLNMLTGPIPRSFGGLSKLQQLQLSTNKLTGVIPPELSNCTSLTDVEVDNNELSGEIDIDFPRLRNLTLFYAWQNRLTGGVPASLAQCEGLQSLDLSYNNLTGPVPRELFALQNLTKLLLLSNELSGFIPPEIGNCTNLYRLRLNGNRLSGAIPAEIGNLNNLNFLDLGSNRLVGPLPAAMSGCDNLEFIDLHSNSLSGALPDELPRSLQFVDISENRLTGLLGPGIGRLPELTKLNLGKNRISGGIPPELGSCEKLQLLDLGDNALSGGIPPELSMLPFLEISLNLSCNRLSGEIPSQFGTLDKLGCLDLSYNQLSGSLAPLARLENLVTLNISYNSFSGELPDTPFFQKIPLSNIAGNHLLVVGAGADETSRRAAISALKLAMTILVAVSAFLLVTATYVLARSRRRNGGAMHGNAAEAWEVTLYQKLEFSVDDVVRGLTSANVIGTGSSGVVYRVDLPNGEPLAVKKMWSSDEAGAFRNEISALGSIRHRNIVRLLGWGANRSTKLLFYAYLPNGSLSGFLHRGSVKGAADWGARYEVALGVAHAVAYLHHDCLPAILHGDIKAMNVLLGPGNEPYLADFGLARVLSGVVEPGGSAKLDTSRPRIAGSYGYIAPEYASMQRITEKSDVYSFGVVVLEILTGRHPLDPTLPGGMHLVQWVREHMQAKRGVAELLDPRLRGKQEAQVQEMLQVFAVAMLCISHRADDRPAMKDVVALLKEVRRPPENAVDEGKEQARCATAPCSAGQQRSPARSALPMGGSSNCSFAMSDYSS; this is encoded by the exons atgcctcctcctcctcctcgcctagGCGTGGCCGCCATCGCGACGTGGCTGCTCCTCGCGGCTCTGTGCCTCCCACCGCGCGCCCACGCCGTCAACGAGCAGGGCGAGGCGCTGCTGCGATGGAAGCGCTCGCTCACCAACGGCACGGGCGGCGCCGCGCTGGCGACGTGGAGGGAGTCGGACGCGAACCCGTGCCGGTGGACCGGCGTGGCGTGCGATGCGCGCGGCAGCGTCGTGTCGCTGCTCATCAAGTCGGTCGACCTCGGCGGTCCGGTGCCGGCGCGCGTGCTGCGCCCGCTGGCGCCGTCGCTCGAGACGCTCGTGCTCTCCGGGGCTAACCTCACTGGCGAGATACCCGGGGAGCTCGGGCAGTTCGCAGCGCTGACAACCGTTGACCTCAGCGGGAACGGCCTCTCTGGCGCTGTGCCGGCCGAGCTCTGCCGGCTCGGCAAGCTCCGGTCGCTGGAGCTTCATACCAACTCGCTGCAGGGCGCCATCCCCGACGACATTGGCAACCTCACTGCACTGACGTCCCTCACGCTCTACGACAATGatttcagtggtgtcatcccgccGAGCATCGGGAGCTTGAAGAAGCTGCAGGTGCTGCGCGCTGGCGGAAACCCGGCGTTGAAGGGGCCTTTGCCGGCGGAGATCGGCGGGTGCACCGACCTCACCATGCTCGGCCTCGCCGAGACCGGCATGTCTGGAAACCTCCCGGACACCATCGGGCAGCTCAAGAAGCTCCAGACCCTCGCCATCTACACCGCCATGCTCACCGGCCCGATCCCGGCGAGCATCGGCAACTGCACCGCGCTCACTAGCCTCTACCTCTACCAGAATTCTCTCTCCGGCCCGGTGCCGCCGCAGCTCGGCCAGCTGCGCAAGCTGCAGACGGTGCTCCTGTGGCAGAACCAGCTCGTCGGCACCATACCCCCGGTGATCGGCAACTGCAAGGAGCTCGTGCTCATTGACCTCTCGCTCAACATGCTCACGGGCCCCATCCCGAGGAGCTTCGGTGGGCTGTCCAAGCTGCAGCAGCTGCAGCTCAGCACCAACAAGCTCACCGGCGTCATCCCACCGGAGCTCTCCAACTGCACGTCGCTCACCGACGTCGAGGTGGACAACAACGAGCTGTCGGGAGAGATCGACATCGACTTCCCGAGGCTGCGCAACCTCACGCTGTTCTACGCGTGGCAGAACCGGCTCACCGGCGGCGTGCCGGCGAGCCTGGCTCAGTGCGAGGGCTTGCAGTCGCTGGACCTCTCCTACAACAACCTCACCGGCCCCGTCCCGAGGGAGCTCTTCGCGCTCCAGAATTTGACCAAGCTGCTGCTTCTCAGCAACGAGCTCTCCGGGTTCATACCGCCGGAGATCGGCAACTGCACCAACCTCTACCGACTGCGGCTCAATGGCAACCGTCTGTCGGGAGCCATACCCGCGGAGATCGGCAACCTAAACAACCTCAATTTCCTCGACCTGGGAAGCAACCGCCTTGTCGGCCCACTGCCGGCAGCCATGTCGGGGTGCGACAACCTCGAGTTCATCGACCTGCACTCCAATTCACTCTCCGGCGCACTGCCGGACGAGCTGCCGCGCAGTCTCCAGTTCGTTGACATCTCTGAAAACCGGCTCACCGGGCTGTTGGGGCCCGGCATCGGCAGGCTGCCTGAGCTGACGAAGCTTAACCTCGGGAAGAACCGGATCTCCGGCGGCATCCCGCCGGAGCTCGGTTCTTGCGAGAAGCTGCAGTTGTTGGACCTTGGCGATAACGCTCTCTCCGGCGGAATCCCGCCGGAGCTCAGTATGCTTCCTTTCTTGGAGATTTCGCTTAACCTCAGCTGCAACCGCCTCTCTGGTGAGATACCGTCGCAATTCGGCACCCTTGATAAGCTCGGCTGCCTTGACCTGTCTTACAATCAGCTCTCCGGCAGTCTTGCGCCTCTAGCAAGGCTGGAGAACCTCGTCACGCTAAATATCTCGTACAACAGCTTCTCCGGCGAGCTCCCGGACACGCCGTTCTTTCAGAAGATCCCGCTGAGCAACATCGCCGGCAATCACCTGCTTGTCGTCGGCGCTGGTGCCGACGAGACCTCCCGTCGCGCGGCCATATCGGCGTTGAAGCTCGCCATGACGATTCTCGTCGCGGTGAGCGCGTTCCTCCTGGTGACCGCCACGTACGTGCTCGCCCGCTCGCGCCGCCGGAACGGCGGTGCCATGCACGGCAATGCCGCGGAGGCGTGGGAGGTGACCCTGTACCAGAAGCTCGAGTTCTCTGTGGACGACGTGGTGCGCGGCCTTACGTCGGCGAACGTGATCGGCACGGGGAGCTCGGGCGTGGTGTACCGGGTGGATCTGCCCAACGGGGAGCCGCTCGCCGTGAAGAAGATGTGGTCCTCCGACGAGGCCGGCGCGTTCCGCAACGAGATCTCGGCGCTGGGCTCCATCCGGCACCGCAACATCGTGAGGCTTCTCGGGTGGGGCGCGAACCGGAGCACCAAGCTATTGTTCTACGCCTACCTCCCGAACGGCAGCCTGAGCGGCTTTCTCCACCGCGGCAGCGTCAAGGGCGCCGCGGACTGGGGCGCCCGGTACGAGGTCGCGCTGGGCGTGGCGCACGCCGTGGCTTACCTCCACCACGACTGCCTGCCCGCCATCCTGCACGGCGACATCAAGGCCATGAACGTCCTGCTCGGCCCGGGCAATGAGCCGTACCTCGCCGACTTCGGCCTGGCCCGCGTTCTCTCCGGCGTGGTCGAGCCGGGCGGTTCCGCCAAGCTGGACACGTCCAGGCCACGCATCGCCGGATCATACGGATACATCGCACCAG AGTACGCGTCCATGCAGAGGATCACGGAGAAGAGCGACGTGTACAGCTTCGGCGTCGTGGTGCTGGAGATCCTGACGGGGAGGCACCCGCTGGACCCGACGCTGCCGGGCGGGATGCACCTGGTGCAGTGGGTGCGGGAGCACATGCAGGCGAAGCGGGGCGTGGCGGAGCTCCTGGACCCGCGGCTGCGCGGGAAGCAGGAGGCGCAGGTGCAGGAGATGCTGCAGGTCTTCGCGGTGGCCATGCTCTGCATCAGCCACCGCGCCGATGACCGGCCGGCGATGAAGGACGTCGTCGCGCTGCTCAAGGAGGTCAGGCGGCCGCCGGAGAACGCCGTCGACGAGGGGAAGGAGCAGGCGCGCTGCGCCACGGCGCCTTGTTCGGCTGGCCAGCAGCGCTCGCCAGCTCGGAGCGCGCTGCCGATGGGGGGCTCTTCAAACTGCTCGTTTGCCATGTCTGATTACTCGAGCTGA